A genomic window from Lotus japonicus ecotype B-129 chromosome 1, LjGifu_v1.2 includes:
- the LOC130731157 gene encoding dormancy-associated protein homolog 3-like isoform X1 — translation MGLLDQLWDDTVAGPRPENGLGKLRKHHTFASRSISGKESEAGSVRSYGEESPAEVTTTTRVTRSIMIVKPPGYQINGSPPASPAGSTTPGSPFSGKELESRFGFEEGQHRMPTRREARTDQAPLLLSMCEK, via the exons ATGGGCCTTCTCGACCAGTTGTGGGATGACACCGTCGCCGGCCCTCGGCCGGAGAACGGTCTCGGCAAGCTCCGAAAGCACCACACCTTCGCTTCCCGATCTATCTCCGGCAAGG AATCGGAGGCCGGGAGCGTGAGATCGTACGGCGAGGAATCGCCGGCGGAAGTGACGACGACGACGAGAGTAACACGGAGTATTATGATCGTGAAACCGCCGGGGTACCAGATCAATGGATCGCCACCGGCTTCTCCCGCGGGTTCTACTACTCCGGGGTCTCCGTTTTCGGGTAAG GAGCTAGAGAGCCGTTTCGGTTTCGAAGAAGGTCAGCATCGGATGCCTACGAGGAGAGAGGCCAGAACAGATCAAGCCCCCCTTCTCCTTTCGATGTGTGAGAAATGA
- the LOC130731157 gene encoding dormancy-associated protein homolog 3-like isoform X2, whose product MGLLDQLWDDTVAGPRPENGLGKLRKHHTFASRSISGKESEAGSVRSYGEESPAEVTTTTRVTRSIMIVKPPGYQINGSPPASPAGSTTPGSPFSGAREPFRFRRRSASDAYEERGQNRSSPPSPFDV is encoded by the exons ATGGGCCTTCTCGACCAGTTGTGGGATGACACCGTCGCCGGCCCTCGGCCGGAGAACGGTCTCGGCAAGCTCCGAAAGCACCACACCTTCGCTTCCCGATCTATCTCCGGCAAGG AATCGGAGGCCGGGAGCGTGAGATCGTACGGCGAGGAATCGCCGGCGGAAGTGACGACGACGACGAGAGTAACACGGAGTATTATGATCGTGAAACCGCCGGGGTACCAGATCAATGGATCGCCACCGGCTTCTCCCGCGGGTTCTACTACTCCGGGGTCTCCGTTTTCGG GAGCTAGAGAGCCGTTTCGGTTTCGAAGAAGGTCAGCATCGGATGCCTACGAGGAGAGAGGCCAGAACAGATCAAGCCCCCCTTCTCCTTTCGATGTGTGA